The Panicum virgatum strain AP13 chromosome 6K, P.virgatum_v5, whole genome shotgun sequence nucleotide sequence GCGCCCCATCTGGGCCGTGCATTGAGGGTGCGCTGCGCGCGCAAGCAGGCCGCCAGCAGGCCGTTTCATGTTTCAGGCTGAATTTTCAagttttcttttatttcagTTTTCAGTCTCTTTTCAGTATTAAGCTCAGTTTATTTCTGCATCCATTTAAGTTAAGCTATTGCATAAGTAATTTTTTTAAGTAGTTGGTGTTTATTTCATGTTCATAAGTTTATTCCACCACTATACTTTGAGATGCCTCTAAATAAATGGAACCAACGAGAAGTTTGTTTAGAGTAAACTTGTGATtatttctgaccaacgttgtttTAATCATGAGTATTAAGATGAATTTCAATTGCTTTCCCCAACGATGATGCATTTTGAAATTTAATTGCATGCTTTTAATCAGACCAATGTAGGGTTATTATCATGCTTTTATTTGCATTTCATTGTATATGCTTACTAAGTTAAGTTTAATTGATCTTATTTTCAGCTACTAATGTCAATGATGTGGCCTCCTATCTGAACAACATTGAGCCGCTCAACGGTGCAAACTTTCATGAGTGGAAGGGCAAGGTCATCACATGCTTGGCTTGGAATGATCTTGATGTTGCTCTGAGGGAGGATAAGCCTGCTGCGCCTGCTGCTGGGGCTAGTACAGCTCCAAATGAGAAGTGGGACAGATCTGATCGCATGGCTCTCATGGTTATGATGCAGACCATCAGTGCTGGCATCAAGGGTGCCATCCCCACTAAGAATGCTCAGGGCATTGATCTGAATGCTAAGGAGTACCTAGCCAAGATTGAGGAGAATTTTAAGAGCTCATCTAAGACTTATGCTAGTACACTCATCATGAAGTTGGTGGGTTCTCAGTATAATGGTCAGTCTGGCATAAGGGAGCACATCCTCAATATGTGCGACATGGCTAACAGGCTTAAGGAAATGCAGATGGAGATCTCTGAGGGTTTTCTTGtgcatttcatcatgacatcactGCCTCAACAGTATGCTGCCTTTAAGATTAATTACAACACCAACAAGACTGTTTGGTCTATCAGTGAGTTGATCAGCTACTgtgttgaagaagaagaaaggcttaaGACTGAAAAGATGAAGGATGTTGTGAACATGGTTGGCAACCTCAGCATTTCAGGCACTCCTAAGAATCAACATGAGTCAGGTAGCAGCAAGCAAGGCCAAAGGAAGTATAAGAAGACTGGGAACAAGAATTTTGGGCccaagaacaacaacaacaagttcaagcgccatcaGACCAAGGGCGGCAAGATGTTGTGCTCTTTCTGTGACTCGCCCAAGCATCTTCAGAAAGCTTGTCCTGGTTTCAAGGAATGGCTGAAAGAACAAGGTAAGTGTGATGTTGTTTCGTTCATTGATGAGTTATTCTTAGCGGATTTTTCCCctaatacttggtggattgactcaggtgccacTGTGCACATCTCTAATTCATTATAGGTATTCCGTACGATCCGAACTATAAGAAAGGGGGAGCGAAGCCTAAGAGTGGCTGATGGGACTCCAGTTGAAGTTGAAGGCGTTGGAAGCTTCCACTTAGAGTTGCCGGGCGGTTTCCAGCTTAATTTAGATGATGTCCTTTATGCTCCTAGTTTAAAGAGAAACTTAATTTCTATTTCAGCATTAGATGATTCAGGTCATATTTGTGAGTTTGGAAACAATCAGTGTGTGATAAAGTTTAATTCAATAAATGTGGGTCTTGCTGTCAGGCAAGGCAAACTTTATATGCTCTCTCTTGATGATGATTCTGTAATGAATGTCAGTAATGTTTCGAATAAGCGTAAGTGATTTAATGAGACatcttcgaaattgtggcattatcgtttaggccatatttcgagggggagaatggaACGTCTCATTAAAGATGAAATACTTGATAAGTTAGACTTCTCCGATTCAGACCGCTGCATTGACTGCATTAAGGGAAAATACGCTAAGACTATTAAGAAAGGCGCTACTAGAAGTTCGGGCGTGTTAGAATTAATTCACACAGATATTTGTGGTCCGCTCTCAGTGACATCAGTAGATGGCTATGATTCTTTTATAACGTTTACTGATGATTATTCTCGCTATGGACATATCTACCCCATTCGTAAGCGTTCATATGTGCTAGAAatttttaaaatctataaacaAGAAGTTGAGAAACAGCACAACACTTCCATTAAAATTGTAAGATCAGATAGGGGTGGAGAATATTATGGTAAACTTGGACAATATGGTCAGATTAAGGGACCATTCGCCAAGTACTTAGAAGAAAACGGCATATGAGCACAATACTCCATGCCGGGAGAACCACAGCAAAATGGAGTTGCTGAATGTCGCAACCGTACGCTAATGGATATGGTACGGAGCATGCTCAGTTATTCTAGTTTGCCTGTGGAGCTTtggatggaagcattaaaaacaACATCTCATATACTTAACCGGGTTCCATCTAAGTCAGTTCCCAAGACGCCATTTGAATTATGGACTGGGAGGAAACCATCTCTGAATTATTTAAAAGTATGGGGCTGTCCTGCTGAGGCTAAGTTATTTGATCCACATCATAAGAAATTAGATTCTAAGACTGTGAGCTGTCACTTTATTGGTTATCCTAATAAGTCTAAAGGGTACCGATTCTACTGTCCTGGTCGCTCCACTAAGTTCGTTGAGACCAGACAGGCTGAATTTTTAGAAGATTTGGGAATTAATGAAGAATTTCCAAAGAGGGATATCAGTCTCGAAGAACTACGGGTTGAGCTTCCAGATCCAATAGTTCCAGAGCCTACGATGGTATATCAGTTTGTATCACCAGTTATTCCTCAAATGAGTAGCACAGTGACAGCAATGGGGGAGCAGGCGCCACCTCCTCGAGAGGCTCAGGCGCCACCTCCAGAGGCACAGGCGCCAGTCGCGCCAGTAGTGCAGCCTCAACCCGTTCCTCAGCCAGTTGAACAACAACCATTAAGAAGGTCAACTCGGCCAAGGAAACCAGCTCTTCTTGACTGTTATGAGACATATTTAAGTGAGGATCTATATGATGTTGGGAAGATTAATGACCCTGCCACATTCAGAGAGGCAGTTGAAAGTGAGAATTCCACTAAATGGATTGAAGCCATGGAAGAGGAACTAAAGTCTATGAGTTCTAATCAGGTCTGGGATTTAATAGAAATTCCTGATGGAATCAAAATAGTAGGCTGTAAGTGGGTCTACAAAACCAAATGTGATTCCAAAGAGAAGATCGAAAGATTCAAGGCAAGACTCGTAGCTAAAGGGTTTACACAGAAGGAAGGGATTGATTATAACGAAACCTTCTCTCTTGTGTCTACCAAAGATTCATTCAGAGTTGTCATGGCACTCGTAGCCCATTTTGATATggagttacatcagatggatgttaagactgCGTTCCTAAATGGAGACTTAGATGAGACAATTTATATGGCGCAACCGGAAGGTTTTGCCATTAAAGGTAAAGAACACATGGGATGCAgattaaagaaatccatttatggacttAAGCAAGCGTCCAGACAGTGGAACCTCAAATTCGATGAAGTTATTAAGAAGTTCGGATTTGTGGAAAATGATGCAGATAGATGCATCTACATTAAAGCCAAGGGTGGAAAACTAATAATTCTAGtactgtatgtggatgacatactgttAGCCTGCAACGATAAGAATATGTTACATGAGACTAAGAATTTCCTCTCATCTcattttgatatgaaggatcttggtgaagcCTCGTATGTACTTggcattgagatacaccgaGACAGAGCCCAAGGCGTACTAGGGTTATCTCAGAAAGCTtatattgagaaaatgcttaAAAGATATAATCTTGATAAGTGCAACACGTCACCTGTTCCGTTGCAGAAGGGCGATAAGCTAAATGGAAGTCAGTGCCCTAAGAATGATTTTGAAAGAAGTAAGATGAGTAATATTCCATATGCATCAGCTGTTGGAAGCTTGatgtatgcacaagtctgtACGCGTCCAGACTTGGCTTTTACAGCCGGAGTACTAAGCAGATATCAGTCTAATCCAGGGTGGGCTCACTGGGTAGGTGTTAAGAAGGCATTAAGATATTGCCAAGGCACAAAACATTACATGTTAACATATAAGAGAACTGATAACCTTGAGGTTGAATGTTACACTGACGCTAACTTTGCTGGTGTTGAAGATGACAGGAAGTCTACTTCCGGTTATATTTATACACTAGCCAGGGGAGCGATATCATGGAGAAGTGATAAGCAAGGTGTAACAGCTGCATCTACAATGCAAGCTGAATTTGTATCATGTTATGATGCCACGGGACAGGCAGTGTGGCTTAAGAACTTTATACCGGCATTGAGACTTGTTGATAGCATCTCGAGACCTATCACAATGTACTGCGACAATCAGTCTGCAGTTTTCTTTTGCGCAAACGATAAACTAAGTGGTGCTTCTAAGCACATAGATCTTAAGTATCGTGTCGTAAAAGATAGAAACCGGGACAATACACTTAAGATTCAGCATATAAGTACTAAAGAAAATATTGCGGATCTGCTCACAAAAGGTCTACCACCAATCCTTTTTCAGAAGCATGTCCTAGGCATGGGTCTGGTGAGTAGCATGGATCAAGTCCTGGTTCAGGGCCATTAAATTTCCCCAATTAAGAATAAGAGTTCTGACAAGGTTTCTCGATGAGACTATGGGTAATGTTGTCCCAGTATGCCGTTGTGCTGCTGATGACGCATTGGTCTGGTACTTACTGACTTACTGAGGAGGAACGTTAGTTTAGTTTAAATTAAGCCAGTGACCGAATAGTCATTAGTTTAAGTTTAAGTTGTTGACCTTcggtcaagggggagaatgttggatttGTTAGTTTGACCTCGGTCAACCCTTAACCAACGCAATCAGAGGGGATATCTATTCCCTAAATCTCGGACTCGGGAAACAAATCCCGAGTCCAGTTTTGCCGTGATcgggaggcaaaaccctaagcCCATTGGGCTCGGCCCCGGGCCTACAGCGtggctataaatagagggtcaATCCCATGGGGTTTGATCCATCCTAAGAACTCTCGTGATTCTCACGCAATCCACCCTGACCGATCGCTAAGCACGCTGGAAGGCTCGGAAGCACGAGCACCACGTCCAGGGCAGTGCCGCTGGCGCCCTGAAGGACGCCGCTACCCCGAGAAATCCCTCAAGGAGTGTCTGCGCTTCATCCCCGACGCCGTCAACACCGTCGACGTCGTCACGTCTACACCAACCTCCAGCACCGCCATGGACACCACTACTGCTGGTATAAGACCGAAACTAATCTATTCCGCATTAGTTAATGTACTAGAGATGATCTCCTTTAGATTAGTGTTCCTGGTTAAGTCAGTGTTAAGTTTTGTCAGATTCATTATCTAACAGCTCAAGCTCAGAAACATTGAATTAGTGCCAACTCCCAAGAACACCTTATCATGCCATGAACAGCATAATGCAAGGCAAAACACACAAATCTTTCCAGGAACGACAGTGCAAAACTAAGCAAAAACATTATAGACGAAGGATCAAGAAATTACTCGACAAGCTACGAAATAATAAAACATTGGTTCTCTTAAACTGAATAGGATGTTCAATGTCACCTTAACCAGACTACTAGTAGAGTAGGTACTACAGCGATGCAAGTGTTACAACTTGGAGGGTTACAATCTCATTCAGATTACAAAAGTCCACTACCCATTGCATCCCCAGAAACATCCAAAAGATCCAAACATTGGAATAGGTGATCTGCTGTCAGTGAAGTTTGAGAGAGGCTCATGCTGTCCACTGCCCACCGGCGTATCCAGCAGCAGGCTGTGGcgacaccccctttgctggagcAGGCTGTGGATTTGCAGCAGGCGCAGCATATCCGCTTTgagctggtgctgctgcagactgATCATAACTTGGAGGGTTTGTAGGTGGTTGGGTGTATCCTGCTTGGCCATATGCTGCAGGCTGGCCAGCTGCTGGCGCAGAAGCATAATCAGGCTGACCAGCTGCCGGAGCAGGAGGTCCATATCCTGATTGTGAGTAGGCACTTCCATAATTGGGATCTGCTGGAGCTCCCTGGTAGCCATAGTTCGCATTGGCTTGAGCTGCTTGATCGCCATATGCTGGTTGGGTTTGCGGGTACTGTGCATAGCCACCTTGCTGAGGATAGCCTGGTGCTGCTGGTGCATTCTGGCCATATGGAGCTGGTGCTTGCCCACTCTGCTGTGGAGCATACCCATGAGGTGCAGTTGCAGTGCCATATGTTTGGCCATAAGCAGGAGGTTGCTGGGAGGGTGGCCCATAAgatgcaggcggtggtgcctgGTAGGAACCATCTGCAGCCGGAGGACCTCTAGGCGCCCATTGTCCCGGTCCACTGTACGGAGGCCTAGCATAAGGATCTGCCTGTTGAGGATAGCCTTGCTGGGGGGCCATTGGTGGCTGCCCATAGTACTGGTTTGGAGGCGGAGCATTGTATCTAGGATCACCATACCCATGGCCATAGTTCTGTTGAGGTGCATGTTGCGGATACGGAGGTTGTCCATAGCCAGGAGCCTGAGATTGCCCATAACTGTTGAACTTCCCTGGTCCAGGAGGGTAGTTTGGTGGCTGGCTATCGTACGGTTGAGATCCCTGCTTGTAGTAGTCAGAACCACCACCCTGATATGAAGGATGGGGCGGAGGGCCCTGCCTTTGGTCCCAGCCCATGCCGCCTCTTGGTGGTCCCTGCTGTGGGTAACCACCGTAGGGTGGGTTGTAGTTCTGAGGTGGAGGCATACCTCGTGGTGGGTACCCATAGCCAGGCTGACTTTGAGAACGTGGCCCCCACTGCGAAGCTGCACCATGACCCTGAGGGCGGGAACCTTGCAGACCATATCCACCAGATTGGTTCGCATGCTTTGAGAAATTCTGTAAAAGAAAGCCTGTTAGAAACCAGAAAAGAAAACTAGATAATAAATAGTGGCAAATATACCTATCAAAAAAGCAAAAGGCAACTATAGGATGTTATTAAGGGGCAACCAGACAGAGTTCACATTGCAATTAAAAAAAGAATAACAATGAGAAAATACGCCTGCATATTTGGCCATGTACCATACTTAAGGCAGTCCAACACTGATCATtaaatcattcaagaaaattgtTCAAGAACAGAATTCCATCAATACGACTCAAAATTTCCACAAACTTGTGAAGAACATGATGTATGTGACACCATTAACATAATACAAGATCGTGGTTACCATAATTGAAAACAGCAACAAGAAATGTGGATAAAAAGAAGGGTAGTTCAgtcataaacatacaagcagcTTCAATCCAAAACACAAATATTTTGAGATTAAATACACTGCAGCACACATTATCCAATAGCAACTGTAAAAAATATTGGGCTTATAATAGTGCTAAGTAACCTGGATTTCATTATAGTTACTTCAACATTCTACATAAGAGTGCTATACCAAAGTACCAATGATGTGCAAATTCTTTGTTCAGCTATAGCATATGGAAGTCGTATTTTACAGACAACATACAGTCGCAAACGATTCAGTTTAGCAAACCTAGACATGCTGTTGCAGTAGCCTTGTCATGGCAATGATACACCTGTTGCAGTCTTCAAATACCATACTGTTTCTGTTTCCTTTTGGCAATAGGCAGCCTTACCAGTTACCAACTACATAAACCATGCAAGGGTAAGGGATAATGGAAAATATCCCTCTGCAGTGCATGTATAGGATGAAGAACGATGACCCCCATGAGGAATGCTAGCTGTATCTACATTAGGATACCCAACCAACTCCAAATTTGCACCTTCAACAAAGACAATCCATGGAAACTGGAAGCGAATGAATCTGATTTGTCAGTTGTGACTGCTTATGTAGGAAAGATAATCAGATCGTATCTAGTAGTTAGCAAAATGCTAATTGGACAAACCGCTGGTATGGTAATACAGCACTTGAAAAGCTGAAGTCATGGATCTTGTGTTCCACC carries:
- the LOC120713908 gene encoding uncharacterized protein LOC120713908, producing the protein MALMVMMQTISAGIKGAIPTKNAQGIDLNAKEYLAKIEENFKSSSKTYASTLIMKLVGSQYNGQSGIREHILNMCDMANRLKEMQMEISEGFLVHFIMTSLPQQYAAFKINYNTNKTVWSISELISYCVEEEERLKTEKMKDVVNMVGNLSISGTPKNQHESGSSKQGQRKYKKTGNKNFGPKNNNNKFKRHQTKGGKMLCSFCDSPKHLQKACPGFKEWLKEQGIPYDPNYKKGGAKPKSG